In the Paenibacillus pabuli genome, one interval contains:
- a CDS encoding response regulator — protein sequence MYKVLLVDDEWMILDGIASVMNWNRLGTELIGTAQDGMEALAFIEIQRPDIIITDIRMPGMDGLQLVEAVAEKYQDVSFIMLTGFTEFEYAKRAMQYGVKHYLLKPCSEESLMEAIAELVGEKDEWTDQAQFVQTIQTNLERVLPHAQQYFLKELVTNKTYGAKEWGHFGELFGVHFRSQQVRMLLVEIEGEHEYLHLFAIQNIAEDIFHNPILSTTLGRHVLLIMEDKLLEEQLFQNIDEIRHTFTRYYHYDLTMALSEPGELAQTRQLYMQTIAYLNHRFYLGEGSLIMERDILSPEEHGYSEFEMDQERLVAAIQAGHWQVAEDELKQTFCLLSDQRYDIFQTKSYLIQTFMEIIRLSSPAEMKEYMDRLPCMMETSTLQSFQQFILDAARDIALERYRQQRSRQSQMVRAVKELVESRYEDESLTLQAIAGEIYMNPDYIGKIFKKETGEKFTNYVLRYRMGKALELLKQDSSCTVSSLAEKTGFGANWPYFSKVFKKYTGFSPSEYRKAP from the coding sequence ATGTACAAGGTTCTGCTGGTTGATGACGAATGGATGATTCTTGACGGAATTGCCAGCGTGATGAATTGGAATCGGCTTGGTACGGAATTGATAGGCACCGCTCAGGATGGGATGGAAGCGCTTGCTTTTATAGAGATTCAGCGTCCTGACATTATCATTACGGATATACGTATGCCTGGCATGGACGGTCTGCAGCTGGTTGAAGCGGTTGCCGAAAAGTACCAGGATGTATCATTTATTATGCTGACAGGCTTTACTGAATTCGAGTACGCCAAGAGAGCAATGCAGTACGGAGTTAAGCATTATTTGCTTAAGCCTTGCAGTGAAGAGAGCCTGATGGAGGCCATCGCTGAACTGGTGGGCGAAAAGGATGAATGGACGGATCAGGCCCAGTTTGTGCAAACGATCCAAACCAACCTGGAACGTGTATTGCCCCATGCGCAGCAATACTTCCTGAAGGAACTCGTCACCAACAAGACCTATGGAGCCAAAGAGTGGGGACACTTCGGCGAATTGTTCGGCGTGCATTTTCGAAGTCAGCAGGTGCGAATGCTGCTGGTTGAGATTGAGGGAGAGCATGAGTACTTGCATCTGTTTGCCATTCAGAACATCGCCGAAGATATCTTTCACAATCCCATTCTCAGCACAACCTTGGGGCGTCATGTGCTGTTGATCATGGAAGACAAACTTCTAGAGGAGCAATTGTTTCAAAACATCGACGAGATTCGTCACACATTCACCCGGTACTATCACTACGATTTGACGATGGCTCTCAGTGAGCCGGGAGAATTGGCACAGACACGTCAGTTGTATATGCAGACCATAGCGTACCTGAACCATCGCTTTTACCTGGGTGAGGGCAGCCTTATTATGGAAAGGGACATTCTGTCTCCGGAGGAACATGGCTATTCTGAATTTGAGATGGATCAGGAGCGGCTCGTTGCGGCCATCCAGGCCGGACATTGGCAGGTGGCGGAGGATGAGCTGAAGCAGACGTTCTGCTTACTGTCTGATCAACGTTATGACATATTTCAGACCAAGTCCTATCTCATCCAAACATTCATGGAGATCATTCGGCTTAGCAGTCCTGCGGAGATGAAAGAATACATGGATCGATTGCCCTGTATGATGGAAACGAGTACACTTCAGTCGTTTCAGCAGTTTATTCTGGATGCAGCACGGGATATTGCACTGGAACGCTACCGGCAGCAGCGCTCCAGACAATCGCAAATGGTGCGAGCTGTCAAGGAACTTGTGGAGTCACGGTATGAGGATGAATCTCTGACACTTCAGGCTATTGCTGGTGAGATTTACATGAACCCGGACTATATCGGCAAAATATTTAAAAAGGAGACCGGAGAGAAATTTACGAATTATGTGCTGCGTTACCGAATGGGCAAAGCATTGGAACTTTTGAAGCAGGATAGCAGCTGCACGGTTTCATCGCTCGCCGAGAAGACCGGTTTTGGAGCCAACTGGCCGTATTTTAGCAAAGTGTTTAAGAAATATACGGGTTTCTCACCTTCCGAATATAGGAAGGCTCCATAG
- a CDS encoding carbohydrate ABC transporter permease, with protein sequence MKRSVGERIFDAINVLVLIIIMVICFYPMLYVFNSSISDPDQMLRSRSLMLLPEGFQLEAYKSVFKDTRIYTGYMNTLFYVVAGTAINLLMTSLAAYGLSRKDLMGRKTLMKMITFTMFFGGGMIPTFLLIQNLGLVDTRLAMIIPGAISTFYFLIMKTNFEGIPTSLIESAKLDGANDFLILFRIVLPLSKPILAVMMLYYAVDHWNDYVGPMLYLRSQELYPIQIIMRDILISSSTEAMGAGTDTGFAIGENIKYATIIISTLPIMLVYPFIQRFFVQGALIGAVKQ encoded by the coding sequence ATGAAAAGGTCTGTTGGGGAACGCATCTTTGATGCAATTAATGTTCTTGTTCTAATCATCATTATGGTGATCTGCTTTTACCCCATGTTATACGTATTCAATTCCTCCATCAGCGACCCGGATCAGATGCTGCGTTCCAGATCTCTGATGCTGCTGCCGGAAGGCTTTCAGCTGGAAGCATATAAGTCCGTTTTCAAAGATACAAGGATATATACGGGCTACATGAACACGCTGTTCTACGTGGTCGCCGGTACGGCGATTAACCTGCTGATGACCTCCTTGGCTGCCTACGGATTGTCAAGAAAGGATCTGATGGGGCGAAAAACATTAATGAAAATGATTACCTTCACCATGTTTTTTGGTGGCGGCATGATTCCGACGTTTTTGTTGATTCAGAATCTGGGCCTTGTGGATACGAGACTAGCCATGATTATTCCAGGAGCAATCAGTACATTTTATTTCCTCATTATGAAAACGAATTTCGAAGGCATTCCAACCAGTCTGATCGAATCAGCGAAGCTGGACGGGGCAAACGATTTCCTGATCCTGTTCCGTATCGTATTGCCGTTATCGAAGCCGATCCTTGCCGTGATGATGCTGTATTATGCCGTGGATCACTGGAACGATTACGTAGGACCGATGCTTTATTTACGCAGTCAGGAGCTTTATCCCATCCAGATCATTATGAGGGATATTCTGATCAGCAGCAGTACGGAAGCCATGGGCGCCGGGACAGATACCGGTTTTGCCATCGGAGAAAACATCAAATATGCAACGATTATCATCTCTACACTGCCAATCATGCTCGTATACCCGTTTATCCAGCGTTTCTTCGTTCAGGGAGCATTAATTGGTGCTGTCAAACAATAA
- a CDS encoding CPBP family intramembrane glutamic endopeptidase, which translates to MNKKRFNLVPILLITIVVVACAPLLLWFRSSPLLTLNMFESTVYNLEISYQITVLLLAFIIIGIVYGMAGKGGLAYLNLKKRDGRIRPEPWIGIKPKETETWKHLGLNFMIIITLVTAVVIYIQVVHGESVSLELYPGGILILVFALMNAFSEEIIFRFSFVAVVGKYGLSPYAAQGLSAIIFGTVHYFGHPGGVPGVLMAAFIGWFLAKSMLETKGFFWALTIHFLQDVLIFSALFMR; encoded by the coding sequence ATGAATAAAAAACGCTTCAACCTGGTTCCAATTCTGTTGATCACGATTGTGGTCGTTGCTTGCGCACCTCTGCTGTTATGGTTTAGAAGCAGTCCGCTACTCACTTTGAACATGTTCGAAAGCACTGTATACAACCTAGAGATTAGTTATCAGATCACGGTATTGTTACTAGCTTTTATCATAATTGGCATTGTATATGGGATGGCAGGTAAAGGTGGACTTGCATATTTAAACCTGAAAAAGCGGGACGGGCGAATTCGGCCTGAACCGTGGATTGGGATTAAGCCGAAAGAAACGGAGACATGGAAACACTTGGGCCTGAATTTTATGATTATTATTACCTTGGTTACGGCCGTAGTTATCTACATCCAAGTGGTGCATGGGGAAAGCGTGAGTCTGGAGCTGTATCCCGGTGGTATACTCATCCTTGTGTTTGCACTAATGAATGCTTTTTCTGAAGAAATCATCTTTCGGTTTTCATTTGTTGCCGTTGTTGGCAAATATGGTTTGTCGCCGTATGCAGCGCAAGGATTATCAGCAATAATCTTTGGTACTGTTCATTATTTTGGTCACCCAGGCGGGGTACCGGGCGTATTGATGGCTGCATTCATCGGATGGTTTTTGGCCAAATCGATGTTAGAAACGAAGGGATTCTTCTGGGCGCTGACGATTCATTTCTTGCAGGACGTCCTTATTTTCAGTGCCTTATTTATGAGATAG
- a CDS encoding ABC transporter permease — protein MELKRGPVVQAGTLKPPGRWGVVKKELARNKYVYLMLVPVVAYYLIFSYGPMYGLLMAFQESYSPVNGILAGTWIGFDNFTMFFESYYFWRLIKNTLILSFYSIVFGFPAPILLAILLNEVRKKWFKSTVQTISYMPHFISVVVVVGMLKTFSTLDGGLFNVIREFFELQPVMFLAEKDMFRPIYILSNIWQGAGWASIIFLAALSGIDPQLYEAAKIDGAGRWRQLLHITLPGIMPTIVIMLILRLGAVMNSDFQKILLMQTAPTYETSDVISTFVYRSGILEGNYTYSTAIGLFNGIINFSLLIIANAISRKLNSTSLW, from the coding sequence ATGGAACTGAAGCGAGGTCCGGTGGTGCAAGCGGGTACATTGAAACCACCAGGCAGATGGGGTGTTGTCAAAAAGGAACTGGCTCGAAACAAATATGTATATCTGATGCTCGTTCCTGTCGTCGCGTATTATTTGATATTCAGTTATGGCCCAATGTACGGGCTGCTGATGGCTTTTCAGGAATCCTACAGCCCCGTCAACGGGATTTTGGCAGGAACGTGGATTGGTTTTGACAATTTTACGATGTTTTTCGAGAGTTACTATTTTTGGCGGCTGATTAAAAACACACTCATTTTAAGTTTTTACAGCATTGTATTTGGGTTCCCGGCACCCATCTTGCTGGCCATCCTGCTGAACGAGGTTCGCAAGAAATGGTTCAAGAGCACAGTGCAAACGATCAGCTACATGCCTCATTTTATATCAGTCGTTGTGGTGGTCGGAATGTTGAAAACGTTCTCAACACTCGATGGAGGCTTGTTTAATGTCATTCGGGAATTTTTCGAGTTGCAGCCAGTCATGTTTTTGGCCGAAAAGGACATGTTCCGTCCCATTTATATTTTATCGAACATATGGCAGGGGGCTGGTTGGGCATCCATTATCTTTTTGGCGGCACTCAGCGGCATTGATCCCCAGCTGTATGAAGCTGCAAAAATCGATGGTGCCGGACGCTGGAGACAACTGCTGCATATCACGCTGCCAGGCATCATGCCAACGATTGTCATAATGCTAATCCTTCGTCTTGGTGCGGTCATGAACTCCGATTTTCAAAAGATCCTGTTGATGCAGACAGCACCCACGTATGAAACATCAGACGTTATCTCCACCTTCGTGTACCGATCAGGGATATTGGAAGGCAATTATACATATTCCACGGCTATCGGGTTATTTAACGGCATTATCAATTTTTCTCTGCTTATTATCGCCAATGCGATCAGCAGAAAACTGAACTCAACCAGTCTCTGGTAA
- a CDS encoding methyl-accepting chemotaxis protein — translation MKKNIVSILKMRSLRTKLVTLCLAILIVPTIVIGFTSYTVSKNEMNESGKAALENSVRMVIGMISLLNEQVENGDMTLEQAQEKLRVELLGEKNADNKRPVKSEYTVGETGYPWAVDTDAHSVMNPSNEGQNLTDVVTEDGVFLGKELVNVGTAGGGFVTYKWALPDTGEVETKVSYVEMDPHWGWIIGSGAYLSEFNSGATQVLYLVIIVTAVAVVLGSIIVSIVSGRLTKPILKIAKRLKSVAGGDLTVEEVKIKSKDEIGELSRDFNDMIKNMRTLISQVDLSTKQVASSSRELTLGAEHTSQATENITISIQESAAGAQEQQMMLQRTTNSLEEISIGIQRIAESSSTIADSSVDAMELANIGGTAVEHTAKQMNLINHSVNETDVVMRMLDERSQQIGTMLHAITDIAKQTNLLALNASIEAARAGEEGRGFSVVAAEVRKLAEQSNQSSGEISTLIQDMRNDIEQSLKTLERVKQDVDSGIQIANETEQQFNKIVGSTNFIAQQTEELASVTQQITASVQEITAGQEQVSNLALQAADHSQNIAASSEEQLASMEQITSLATTLSEMSQKLERLTIQFKY, via the coding sequence GTGAAAAAGAATATTGTATCCATACTAAAAATGAGATCTTTGAGAACAAAGTTAGTCACCTTATGCTTGGCTATACTAATTGTGCCGACAATCGTTATCGGATTCACCTCGTATACGGTTTCGAAAAATGAAATGAATGAATCCGGCAAGGCCGCGCTTGAAAATAGTGTGCGGATGGTCATTGGCATGATTAGTCTCCTTAATGAGCAAGTTGAGAACGGAGATATGACATTGGAGCAAGCACAGGAAAAACTTCGTGTCGAGCTGCTCGGTGAAAAAAATGCAGATAATAAGCGGCCTGTAAAAAGTGAATATACTGTAGGGGAAACAGGATATCCATGGGCAGTTGATACGGATGCTCATTCCGTGATGAATCCTTCAAATGAAGGTCAAAATCTAACAGATGTCGTAACGGAAGATGGCGTGTTTTTGGGAAAAGAGCTCGTTAACGTTGGAACAGCCGGAGGAGGATTTGTTACCTACAAATGGGCTCTACCCGATACAGGTGAAGTAGAAACGAAAGTTTCGTATGTTGAAATGGATCCGCATTGGGGGTGGATCATCGGTTCGGGCGCATATTTAAGTGAATTCAACAGCGGGGCAACACAAGTGCTCTATCTTGTCATAATCGTTACGGCCGTTGCTGTTGTTCTCGGATCCATTATCGTCAGCATCGTCTCCGGACGTCTAACCAAGCCTATCCTTAAGATTGCAAAGCGACTGAAATCCGTTGCGGGCGGGGATCTAACGGTTGAAGAAGTTAAAATAAAGTCCAAAGATGAGATCGGTGAGCTTTCCAGAGACTTTAATGACATGATTAAAAACATGAGAACTCTTATTAGCCAAGTCGATCTGTCTACCAAGCAGGTAGCTTCTTCCTCCAGAGAATTGACCCTTGGAGCTGAGCACACTAGTCAAGCAACTGAGAATATCACCATTTCGATCCAAGAATCTGCAGCTGGTGCACAAGAGCAGCAAATGATGCTTCAACGGACAACCAACTCCCTTGAAGAAATATCCATTGGGATCCAGCGAATAGCGGAGAGCTCATCAACCATTGCCGATTCTTCTGTGGATGCAATGGAACTGGCGAACATCGGTGGTACGGCCGTAGAGCACACAGCGAAGCAAATGAATCTGATCAACCATTCGGTTAATGAGACGGATGTGGTCATGAGGATGCTAGATGAACGCAGTCAGCAGATTGGTACGATGCTGCATGCCATTACGGATATTGCAAAACAGACTAATCTTCTTGCTTTGAATGCTTCGATTGAGGCTGCTCGTGCAGGCGAAGAAGGCCGCGGTTTCTCCGTGGTTGCTGCTGAAGTGAGAAAGCTTGCTGAACAATCGAACCAGTCATCCGGGGAGATTTCCACGTTGATTCAGGATATGCGTAACGATATTGAACAGTCGCTTAAAACGTTGGAACGAGTTAAACAGGACGTCGACTCTGGTATACAGATTGCGAATGAGACGGAACAACAGTTTAACAAAATCGTGGGGTCCACAAACTTTATCGCCCAACAAACGGAAGAACTCGCCAGTGTTACACAGCAGATCACTGCAAGTGTCCAGGAAATAACAGCAGGCCAGGAGCAAGTCTCCAATCTTGCACTTCAAGCTGCAGACCATTCACAAAATATAGCTGCATCTTCAGAAGAACAACTGGCTTCCATGGAGCAAATTACAAGCCTAGCCACAACCTTGTCGGAAATGTCACAAAAGTTAGAGCGTTTGACCATTCAATTTAAATATTAA
- a CDS encoding PadR family transcriptional regulator produces the protein MKRINTTHFAILGLLRIKPMSAYELVKFSKESIGLFWNESYGHIHKSIKQLEVEGSVSVVEEAETGRRKIVYGITQQGCNQLDSWLTLPPEEPVMRNELLMKLFVSDEHHIPQLVTFLEEELAASEQLITMLAGIKASVPKGESNQAQLWLLTLDYGERYLRMTMEWCQHALETLTHPNRGM, from the coding sequence ATGAAAAGAATCAATACCACCCATTTTGCCATTCTCGGCTTGCTTCGAATCAAGCCCATGAGTGCCTATGAGCTTGTAAAGTTTTCAAAGGAGAGCATCGGCCTTTTCTGGAACGAATCGTATGGACATATTCATAAGAGCATCAAACAACTGGAGGTAGAGGGCTCTGTATCTGTTGTGGAAGAAGCAGAGACGGGAAGACGTAAAATTGTCTACGGCATTACACAACAGGGATGTAACCAACTTGATTCCTGGTTAACCCTGCCGCCTGAGGAACCTGTCATGAGGAACGAACTGCTTATGAAGCTTTTTGTCTCTGATGAGCATCATATCCCGCAACTAGTCACTTTTCTCGAGGAAGAATTAGCAGCGAGTGAGCAGCTTATCACGATGCTTGCAGGAATAAAAGCGAGTGTTCCTAAGGGGGAAAGCAACCAAGCCCAGCTCTGGTTGTTAACCCTCGACTATGGGGAGCGATACCTTCGGATGACCATGGAATGGTGTCAACATGCGTTGGAAACGTTAACTCATCCAAACAGGGGGATGTAA
- a CDS encoding histidine phosphatase family protein: MTTLGLIRHGVTNWNDEYRTQGHSDIPLNKKGRQQAELLSRRIGTEHWDYIYSSDLSRALETAEIIGKINNIDVRTDPRLREMNCGLIEGTTEQERVNRWGYGWFKQDLGIESNDDIVKRGRQCLADISDRHPDQNILIVSHGAFLGMILKRLIPHIDMTESLSNTSITMLHTSERSRWDCSVYNCTKHLNMDSFETERKDVDDEV; this comes from the coding sequence ATGACTACGCTAGGATTGATCCGACACGGAGTAACGAATTGGAATGATGAATATCGGACACAAGGCCATTCAGATATCCCGCTCAATAAGAAGGGACGACAACAGGCTGAACTATTGTCCAGAAGAATAGGCACAGAACATTGGGATTATATTTATTCTAGTGATTTGTCCAGAGCACTTGAAACAGCGGAAATCATCGGTAAGATCAACAATATCGATGTGAGAACGGACCCGCGCTTGAGAGAAATGAACTGTGGGCTTATCGAAGGAACGACAGAACAGGAGCGCGTCAATCGGTGGGGGTATGGATGGTTTAAACAGGATCTTGGCATTGAATCAAACGATGATATCGTAAAAAGAGGCAGGCAATGCCTTGCCGACATATCAGACAGACACCCGGACCAAAATATTTTAATTGTGAGTCACGGTGCGTTCCTTGGAATGATTCTGAAGAGGCTCATTCCCCATATTGATATGACAGAAAGTTTATCGAATACTTCGATCACCATGCTGCATACATCAGAACGATCTCGATGGGACTGTTCGGTGTATAATTGCACTAAACATCTGAATATGGACTCTTTCGAGACGGAGAGAAAGGATGTGGATGATGAAGTGTAG
- a CDS encoding aldo/keto reductase, with the protein MKYRRLGKTELDVSVVGVGTWQFGGDWGKDYTQKEVDEILYRAKELGINLIDTAECYGPHHMSESFIGDFMSRDRREDWVIASKFGHQWHDHWTNAWSVDQIRVQLEESLKALRTDYIDLYQFHSGSDEAFDNDELWTMLDKQVQAGKIRNLGISIGSNDNLHQTSKATELNAKAIQVVYNRLDQKPEERVFPSCQKQDLGVLARVPLASGYLSGKYKPGAVFNDNVRKGRERQEIDEKLKLVSEIQKNEVPEGVDMASWALAWCLKHPAVSCVIPGCKSPEQVEANARAADLEL; encoded by the coding sequence GTGAAGTACAGAAGATTGGGCAAGACCGAGCTGGATGTATCCGTTGTAGGCGTGGGCACGTGGCAGTTTGGCGGGGACTGGGGTAAGGATTATACCCAGAAAGAAGTCGATGAGATTCTCTATCGGGCCAAAGAACTGGGTATTAATTTGATTGATACAGCCGAATGTTACGGACCTCACCATATGTCGGAAAGCTTTATCGGCGATTTTATGTCCCGAGACCGGCGTGAGGATTGGGTGATCGCATCTAAGTTTGGCCATCAGTGGCATGATCACTGGACAAATGCCTGGAGTGTGGATCAGATCCGTGTTCAGCTGGAAGAATCCTTGAAAGCCCTAAGGACGGATTATATCGATTTGTATCAGTTCCATTCCGGTTCAGATGAGGCGTTCGATAACGATGAGCTGTGGACCATGCTGGACAAGCAGGTACAGGCCGGTAAAATTCGAAATCTCGGTATCTCCATTGGCAGCAACGATAATCTGCATCAGACGAGCAAAGCTACCGAGTTGAACGCGAAGGCTATTCAGGTTGTGTATAACCGTCTGGACCAGAAGCCAGAGGAGAGGGTATTCCCGTCATGCCAGAAGCAGGATCTTGGTGTGCTCGCAAGAGTCCCACTGGCCAGCGGCTATCTGAGCGGCAAATACAAGCCGGGCGCGGTATTCAATGACAATGTCAGAAAGGGACGCGAGCGTCAAGAGATTGATGAGAAACTGAAGCTGGTAAGTGAAATCCAGAAGAATGAAGTCCCGGAAGGTGTCGATATGGCCTCGTGGGCTCTCGCCTGGTGTCTGAAGCATCCAGCCGTTAGCTGCGTCATTCCAGGATGCAAGAGTCCGGAGCAGGTTGAAGCGAACGCCCGGGCTGCAGATCTGGAGTTGTAG